The following coding sequences are from one Archocentrus centrarchus isolate MPI-CPG fArcCen1 chromosome 4, fArcCen1, whole genome shotgun sequence window:
- the LOC115779125 gene encoding vitamin D3 hydroxylase-associated protein-like: protein MQNIEQFVKRVMIYNVTVALLTGVGCCIGALVVLVKKINSHREMKEKIERARNRRDKSLQQAEEAVLQYKQSHPTTDAAFIMSLSLSELTKQLKEGSLSPEDVLYSYIEKTLAVNKKLNCCTEILLESLDQLKTVGSNKEGLLYGVPVSIKENVAVKNHDCSCGVVNNLDQPAEKDSVLVQVLKKQGAIPFVKTNLPQALFSFTCSNPIYGQTVNPHNPQKTSGGSSGGEGALIGGGGSLLGIGSDLGGSIRIPASFCGICGFKPTSGRLSLQGLRSISRGQKSVLSSPGPMARDVDSLALCMQALLCDHMFSLDPTVPPLPFNMEIYRSAKPLRIGYLENNGYMQPFPSMARGIREIKALLDQAGHTLVLYHPLKIAQIFPELVVKSLFADGCTTLKQQLKGEPLDFLIKKQLFNYFLPKWLKKILSFLLKPVAPHSSAIMSALCGVRSVQDLWKHHAAVEDYIHETIAHWKSYNIDVLLCPVPGPAYNASFCGRIPHHASCTLLYNLLNFPVGVVPVSTVTAEDEEELNHQQMLPKPLKVAMSGGEGLPVAVQCVALPWQDELCLRFMKEVEQLVKQKKK, encoded by the exons ATGCAGAACATTGAACAGTTTGTTAAGCGAGTGATGATATACAACGTGACGGTGGCTCTGCTCACTGGTGTTGGCTGCTGTATTGGAGCATTAGTTGTGCTGGTGAAAAAGATCAACAGCCACCGAGAGATGAAGGAAAAGATCGAAAGAGCCAGAAACAGGAGGGATAAGAGCTTGCAGCAGGCAGAGGAAGCGGTGCTCCAATACAAACAGTCG CATCCAACAACTGATGCTGCTTTCATCATGTCACTGTCCCTGTCTGAGTTGACAAAGCAGCTGAAGGAAGGCTCACTGAGCCCTGAGGACGTGCTTTACTCCTACATAGAAAAG ACTCTGGCTGTAAACAAAAAGCTGAACTGCTGCACCGAAATTTTGTTAGAGAGCTTGGACCAACTGAAAACTGTTGGCTCCAACAAGGAAGGTCTCTTGTATGGAGTTCCAGTCAGCATCAAAGAAAATGTTGCAGTTAAG AATCATGACTGTTCTTGTGGTGTGGTCAATAACCTGGATCAGCCTGCTGAAAAGGACAGCGTGCTTGTTCAAGTCCTGAAGAAACAAGGAGCTATTCCCTTTGTGAAAACCAACTTGCCCCAAGCCCTTTTTAG CTTTACCTGCAGTAATCCTATTTATGGGCAGACCGTGAACCCCCATAACCCCCAGAAGACCTCTGGAGGTTCATCTGGTGGGGAGGGGGCTCTCATTGGGGGAGGAGGCTCCCTGCTTGGCATAGGCAGTGATTTAGGTGGCAGTATCCGTATTCCTGCCTCATTCTGTGGGATCTGCGGTTTCAAGCCAACATCAGGTCGGCTGAG TTTACAGGGGCTTCGTTCAATTTCTCGAGGGCAAAAATCAG TGCTCTCATCTCCTGGACCCATGGCAAGAGATGTGGATAGTTTGGCTCTGTGCATGCAGGCACTTCTTTGTGACCACATGTTTTCTTTGGACCCCACTGTTCCACCATTACCGTTTAATATGGAG ATATACAGAAGTGCCAAACCTCTAAGGATTGGTTATTTGGAAAACAATGGCTACATGCAGCCATTTCCAAGCATGGCCCGAGGCATCAGAGAGATCAAAGCTCTGTTAGACCAAGCAGGACACACA TTGGTCCTTTACCATCCACTGAAGATTGCTCAAATTTTCCCAGAACTTGTGGTGAAGAGTTTATTTGCAGATGGATGTACCACCCTGAAACAACAACT GAAGGGGGAACCTCTGGACTTTTTAATAAAGAAACAGCTTTTTAATTACTTTCTCCCTAAGTGGTTGAAGAAAATCCTTTCATTCCTGCTCAAACCTGTG gCTCCTCATAGTTCTGCCATCATGAGTGCTCTTTGTGGAGTTCG ATCTGTTCAAGATCTGTGGAAGCATCATGCTGCTGTTGAG gatTACATTCATGAGACGATAGCACATTGGAAGAGCTACAACATTGACGTGCTGTTGTGCCCTGTGCCTGGACCAGCCTACAATGCCTCATTCTGTGGCAGAATTCCAC atCATGCTAGTTGCACATTACTCTACAATCTCCTCAACTTTCCTGTGGGTGTAGTGCCTGTTTCCACAGTGACtgcagaggatgaggaggaactCAACCACCAGCAAATGTTGCCCAAGCCCCTCAAAGTG GCAATGAGTGGAGGCGAGGGTCTGCCTGTGGCGGTGCAGTGTGTTGCCTTGCCGTGGCAGGATGAGCTCTGCCTGCGCTTCATGAAGGAAGTGGAACAACTGgtcaaacagaagaagaagtaa